A part of Herpetosiphonaceae bacterium genomic DNA contains:
- a CDS encoding DnaA N-terminal domain-containing protein yields MSENDRALADYQARRTYAYEIGERAALQRVISAEAYLFLYKELVRLCKDRTYCWAGVAWMTERLGVSEGTIKRWLRQLVDAGLIERTPRPGGDTALTRVPALVAFDTHQHEPPHGAQPVSSEATPPRVAASAAAPDAPLFFVPAEGITNESRPDSDLIRPTVKRPDRISGVVGGTTSRSGHNDPLRNAEPSPVVQPLATIGVCGPGVLDELSGYAGDEIAAICRYVARQRNSYNPAGLAVFLARSGFGRALLRTRQGPAAQPVPHLAPVAPPTGAADAPGHARDSRLVALWTEAQAQLAQQMTTHEFVTWVQETQLVALDETRAVVGVPTIFAREQVQAVYAQQMADALAGLTGQRVAVEVVIDRGG; encoded by the coding sequence TTGTCTGAGAACGACCGTGCCCTGGCAGACTATCAGGCCCGTCGCACCTACGCCTACGAGATCGGCGAGCGTGCCGCGCTCCAGCGCGTGATCAGCGCCGAGGCGTATCTGTTTCTGTACAAAGAGCTGGTTCGGCTGTGCAAAGACCGCACCTACTGCTGGGCGGGCGTCGCCTGGATGACCGAGCGCCTGGGCGTCAGCGAAGGCACGATCAAGCGCTGGCTGCGCCAGCTCGTAGACGCGGGGCTGATTGAGCGCACGCCCCGGCCTGGCGGCGACACCGCCCTGACGCGGGTCCCGGCCCTCGTCGCGTTTGACACGCACCAGCACGAGCCGCCGCATGGGGCACAGCCGGTATCGTCAGAGGCTACCCCGCCGCGCGTCGCCGCATCGGCTGCCGCGCCGGACGCACCGCTTTTTTTTGTGCCTGCGGAGGGGATCACGAATGAGTCCCGCCCCGACTCAGATTTGATCCGCCCCACCGTTAAAAGGCCAGATCGAATCTCCGGTGTGGTTGGTGGTACCACATCACGAAGTGGACATAACGATCCATTGCGAAATGCAGAACCGTCCCCCGTGGTGCAGCCGCTGGCGACGATCGGCGTGTGTGGCCCAGGAGTCCTCGACGAGCTGAGCGGCTATGCAGGCGATGAGATCGCGGCTATCTGCCGCTACGTCGCGCGGCAGCGGAACAGCTACAACCCGGCAGGGCTGGCGGTCTTCCTGGCGCGCTCCGGCTTCGGACGAGCGCTGCTGCGAACCAGGCAGGGGCCTGCTGCGCAGCCTGTTCCTCATCTCGCGCCGGTCGCGCCGCCTACTGGCGCAGCCGACGCCCCAGGACATGCGCGCGATTCCCGGCTCGTCGCGCTGTGGACCGAGGCGCAGGCGCAGCTCGCGCAGCAGATGACGACGCACGAGTTCGTGACGTGGGTGCAGGAGACGCAGCTGGTCGCGCTCGACGAGACGCGGGCGGTGGTGGGGGTGCCGACAATCTTCGCCCGCGAGCAGGTGCAGGCGGTCTATGCGCAGCAGATGGCCGATGCGCTGGCGGGACTGACCGGGCAGCGGGTGGCCGTGGAGGTAGTCATCGATCGCGGTGGGTAA